The uncultured Desulfobulbus sp. genome window below encodes:
- a CDS encoding transporter substrate-binding domain-containing protein, with amino-acid sequence MSYFIIPARLLFLCFLTVLPFAVSVVCSHALELTPDEQDFIAHHAPLRVHNETDWPPFNFYENGVPQGLSIDVMNRIATLTGLRIQYVSGPSWAEFITMIDKGQLDVMLNIIDLPERRKSFMFTTPYVKSLTGVFVPEQRKGLFHSFEDLRGQTIAIPAGFDLEITLPQYHPEINLLPVRDILACIEAVKSGKAIGFMEEIGVVDYIVSQRMMPGLIMAFPVTEKPFVSDLTIGVRTDLSLAYSIIQKGLNEISGDELYKIRQKWLLKASEFYERTLVNLSVPEKRYVNEHKLLKICVDPAWPPLDYINAQGEHSGLSSDLIKTIAERLGLTLELVTTQTWEESLTTIKNGECDAIPLMNETSESGTYLDFTRPYFDFATVIATRKDASFIGGYSELYGKTLALQAHYFITEYVRANHPKINIIEVENTRAALKLVSEHKAFATIDSMPTVVNIIETMALENIKIVGTVPQQNSMKLGVRKDAPLLYSVLDKGVASLTEPEKVGLYKKWLDIAVEKQFIDRVLLTRIGLGVGIFLFLLVWRHISLRIYTQRLKALNEKLKHYSTVDHLTQVFNRRSVEQRLHTEIERAKLLETPLTLAIVDIDHFKSINDTYGHPTGDTVLQKIARLISEVIRHTDHFGRWGGEEFLIILPDTTAAGGWQLVEKLRRTIETSNFGIDKSVTASFGYAQFNTDEKLESLISRVDNGLYQAKEQGRNTVVHAE; translated from the coding sequence ATGTCGTATTTTATAATTCCAGCAAGGCTTCTTTTTCTCTGTTTCCTTACTGTTCTGCCCTTCGCCGTTTCCGTTGTCTGTTCTCATGCACTCGAATTAACCCCAGACGAGCAGGATTTTATCGCTCATCATGCCCCTCTGCGCGTCCACAACGAAACTGACTGGCCTCCGTTTAACTTTTATGAAAACGGAGTACCCCAGGGCCTCAGTATCGATGTAATGAACCGCATTGCAACTCTTACCGGACTTAGGATTCAATACGTCAGCGGACCAAGCTGGGCAGAATTTATAACCATGATCGACAAGGGGCAGCTCGATGTGATGCTCAACATCATTGATCTCCCCGAACGACGTAAGTCATTTATGTTCACCACGCCATACGTCAAAAGTCTCACCGGCGTCTTTGTTCCAGAGCAGCGCAAGGGACTCTTTCATTCATTTGAGGACCTCCGAGGACAAACTATTGCCATCCCAGCAGGTTTTGATCTGGAGATCACACTGCCTCAATACCACCCTGAAATTAATCTTTTGCCGGTTCGAGATATCCTTGCCTGTATTGAGGCGGTTAAGTCGGGAAAAGCGATTGGCTTTATGGAAGAGATAGGGGTCGTAGACTACATCGTCTCTCAAAGGATGATGCCTGGTCTCATCATGGCCTTCCCGGTGACGGAAAAGCCCTTTGTTTCCGACCTCACCATTGGCGTGCGCACCGACCTGTCGCTTGCCTACTCAATCATTCAAAAAGGACTCAATGAAATTTCGGGTGATGAACTCTATAAAATCCGCCAGAAATGGCTGCTGAAAGCCAGCGAATTTTATGAAAGGACTCTGGTCAATCTCAGTGTCCCGGAAAAACGGTATGTAAACGAGCATAAACTTCTGAAAATATGTGTCGATCCCGCCTGGCCTCCACTTGATTACATCAATGCTCAAGGCGAACACAGTGGATTATCCTCAGATCTGATCAAAACCATTGCAGAGCGACTCGGCCTTACCCTGGAACTGGTTACAACTCAGACCTGGGAGGAGAGCCTCACCACCATCAAAAACGGCGAGTGTGATGCCATCCCCTTGATGAACGAAACCAGCGAGTCAGGTACGTATCTTGATTTCACCCGTCCCTACTTTGATTTCGCCACGGTTATCGCCACCAGAAAAGATGCCTCGTTTATTGGGGGGTATTCAGAACTGTATGGCAAGACACTGGCGCTCCAGGCCCACTACTTTATCACTGAATATGTTCGGGCCAACCACCCCAAGATCAACATAATCGAAGTTGAAAATACCCGTGCCGCCCTTAAACTGGTCAGCGAGCATAAGGCTTTTGCCACCATCGACAGTATGCCAACCGTGGTCAATATCATCGAAACCATGGCCCTGGAGAACATTAAAATCGTTGGCACGGTTCCCCAGCAAAACAGCATGAAATTAGGTGTCCGCAAAGATGCTCCCCTACTCTATTCGGTTCTTGACAAGGGCGTTGCCTCGCTTACCGAACCGGAAAAAGTTGGTTTGTACAAAAAGTGGTTGGATATTGCGGTGGAAAAGCAGTTTATCGATCGGGTGTTGCTCACCAGAATTGGTTTAGGGGTGGGGATTTTTCTCTTTCTTTTAGTCTGGCGCCATATATCACTGCGTATCTATACACAACGCCTCAAGGCGCTCAATGAAAAGCTCAAACACTATTCAACGGTTGACCATCTCACCCAGGTATTCAACAGACGATCTGTTGAGCAACGATTGCACACGGAAATTGAACGAGCCAAGTTACTCGAGACCCCATTGACCCTGGCCATTGTAGACATCGATCATTTTAAATCGATCAACGACACCTATGGTCACCCCACCGGGGATACTGTTCTCCAAAAAATTGCCAGGCTTATCAGCGAGGTTATTCGCCATACTGACCATTTTGGTCGCTGGGGAGGAGAAGAGTTTTTAATCATCCTCCCCGATACGACAGCCGCAGGAGGCTGGCAACTTGTGGAAAAGTTACGCCGGACAATAGAAACATCCAATTTTGGTATAGATAAAAGCGTCACCGCCAGTTTCGGCTACGCACAGTTCAATACCGATGAGAAATTGGAATCATTGATTTCACGGGTCGACAACGGCCTGTATCAGGCAAAAGAACAGGGAAGAAATACGGTTGTTCATGCAGAATAG
- a CDS encoding alcohol dehydrogenase catalytic domain-containing protein, which produces MTQTIGYAAHSADAHMVPYHFERRDLRTNDVAIEILYSGVCHSDLHTVNGDWGPQQYPLVPGHEIVGQVIEVGTAVTRYKVGDKVAVGCMVDSCQECDQCHNHEEQFCRHGMTPTYGAPDKITGEITQGGYAKHIVVREECVLRVPESLDLSRTAPILCAGITTYSPLRRWDVKQGTRVGVIGLGGLGHMVKPPRRAAKKSKRNACSFLFGLVW; this is translated from the coding sequence TTGACACAAACAATAGGTTACGCAGCGCATTCAGCAGATGCCCACATGGTCCCTTATCATTTTGAACGCAGGGATTTACGAACCAACGATGTGGCTATTGAAATCCTTTACAGTGGAGTCTGTCATTCAGACCTGCATACCGTCAATGGAGACTGGGGCCCACAGCAATATCCACTGGTTCCCGGCCATGAAATTGTCGGCCAGGTCATTGAGGTGGGGACGGCGGTCACTCGCTACAAGGTCGGCGATAAGGTGGCCGTTGGCTGTATGGTCGACAGCTGCCAGGAGTGCGACCAGTGTCACAATCATGAAGAGCAGTTTTGTCGCCATGGCATGACTCCAACTTATGGAGCTCCAGATAAAATTACAGGTGAAATCACGCAGGGCGGTTACGCCAAACATATCGTGGTCCGTGAAGAATGCGTTCTTCGGGTTCCTGAGTCGTTAGATCTTTCGAGAACAGCGCCCATTCTTTGCGCCGGGATCACAACCTATTCCCCGTTGCGCAGATGGGATGTCAAACAAGGAACCCGGGTGGGCGTTATCGGGCTGGGTGGCTTAGGACACATGGTTAAGCCCCCCAGACGTGCAGCAAAAAAGAGCAAGCGGAATGCTTGCTCTTTTTTGTTTGGGTTGGTTTGGTAA
- a CDS encoding quinone oxidoreductase, with product MSYAIKIHQHGGPEVLTWEQHDPGLPGRGEVRLVHEAVGLNFIDVYHRTGLYPLAQLPAIIGLEGAGIVDMVGEGVTEFKKGDRVAYAGVPPGAYAEIRCIPAHRLVHLPDAISTREAAGMMLQGMTARYLLKGCYPVGKGSTILLHAAAGGVGSILCQWASHLGATVIGTVGNEEKAAKAKALGCTHTILYQQENFADAVKEITQGQGVDVVYDSVGQATFHSSLDCLRPMGTMVSFGQSSGPIGPFDLGLLGAKGSLFLTRPSLMNYTAKREDLLDHAQDLFAVVSSGALKMQILQEYALKDAAKAHSDLEARKTTGSTILVP from the coding sequence ATGAGTTATGCAATAAAAATTCACCAACACGGTGGGCCGGAAGTACTCACCTGGGAACAACATGATCCTGGTTTGCCAGGAAGAGGCGAGGTCAGACTCGTTCACGAGGCGGTGGGACTCAACTTTATCGATGTCTATCACCGCACTGGACTGTATCCGCTGGCGCAATTACCAGCCATTATCGGGCTTGAAGGGGCTGGAATTGTCGATATGGTTGGAGAGGGCGTGACAGAATTCAAAAAAGGAGACAGGGTTGCCTACGCGGGTGTTCCACCGGGAGCCTACGCGGAAATCCGTTGCATTCCTGCCCACCGGCTTGTTCACCTGCCCGATGCCATCTCAACCAGGGAGGCGGCTGGGATGATGCTTCAGGGCATGACCGCTCGCTACCTGCTCAAAGGATGTTATCCGGTTGGGAAAGGAAGCACGATCCTACTTCATGCGGCCGCCGGTGGTGTGGGTTCCATCCTCTGCCAGTGGGCAAGTCACCTTGGCGCAACCGTCATCGGCACCGTCGGTAACGAAGAAAAGGCTGCCAAAGCCAAAGCATTGGGCTGTACCCATACCATCTTGTATCAGCAGGAAAATTTTGCAGACGCAGTCAAGGAAATTACCCAAGGACAAGGCGTTGATGTGGTCTATGACTCCGTTGGCCAGGCAACGTTCCACAGCTCCCTTGACTGCCTTCGCCCCATGGGAACCATGGTAAGCTTTGGACAGTCATCCGGCCCCATTGGTCCCTTTGACCTGGGACTCTTGGGTGCGAAGGGGTCACTCTTTCTGACCCGGCCCAGTCTGATGAACTACACTGCCAAAAGGGAAGATCTGCTGGACCATGCCCAGGATCTCTTTGCGGTGGTGAGTTCCGGAGCTCTCAAGATGCAGATTCTGCAAGAGTATGCGCTGAAGGATGCGGCAAAGGCGCATAGTGATCTCGAAGCCAGAAAAACGACCGGAAGCACTATCTTAGTCCCCTGA
- a CDS encoding NUDIX domain-containing protein, protein MNDSVPKDARLASRVILIGPEKKVLYLRAEEPKSKRIFWIMPGGGLDRGESFEEAAERELREEAGCRLDLGPCVWVRHHRHEWNGKSAYQYERFFVAHTQDVTMSPEEQDSYISGHRWWSLDELRYSSEEFAPGAVAELLPDILKGQYPECPIDCGV, encoded by the coding sequence ATGAATGACTCAGTACCCAAAGATGCCAGGTTGGCCTCAAGGGTAATACTCATTGGCCCAGAAAAGAAGGTGCTCTACTTGCGAGCTGAAGAGCCGAAGTCCAAGAGGATCTTCTGGATTATGCCCGGCGGCGGGCTTGATCGCGGCGAATCCTTCGAGGAAGCAGCAGAGAGGGAATTGCGTGAAGAGGCGGGGTGTCGGTTAGATCTTGGTCCATGCGTTTGGGTCAGGCACCACAGGCATGAATGGAACGGCAAGTCTGCATATCAATACGAGCGATTTTTTGTGGCTCACACCCAGGACGTAACCATGAGTCCTGAAGAACAAGATTCCTACATTTCGGGACATCGGTGGTGGTCTCTTGATGAGTTGCGATATAGTAGCGAAGAGTTCGCCCCAGGGGCTGTGGCTGAGTTGCTCCCCGATATTCTTAAAGGTCAATACCCCGAATGTCCAATTGATTGTGGGGTATAG
- a CDS encoding divalent metal cation transporter encodes MKNKYVSFIKEMGPAWIISAVACGPATLASVSIAGATYGYSLLWVVLLSAVFGTTAQYLAARVGIFENRGIIAATEQHLGKIWAWILTVDALFATWLAAMVLMSALSGITSIITGKETPFWGVVYGVGVGLFLIWKGYRTFETLCKILVIFVVLCFIATLFMTDLSLSALGSGLMPDFTGGIDAALMMAAIMGGAVHITIIGMHTYTTNARGWKAKDLALARFDTFSSMGFAFGLYSVAIFLVAAAVLHPHGITIKKATDAALALQPLLGENAMRIFMAGLWGATLSTLSPTFMAGAYFIADKMGWEHNVGDKRFAWAVFAGCLVSMLGPFLKGSFFLLLPLMLALGLTGTPLILAIMLYLLNRSGAYQKNSFVLNCMGGLTLLVTTFLAVRFLLTRLVLF; translated from the coding sequence ATGAAGAATAAATACGTATCTTTTATCAAAGAGATGGGGCCGGCATGGATTATCAGTGCCGTGGCCTGTGGGCCGGCCACCCTGGCCAGTGTCTCCATTGCCGGGGCAACCTACGGCTATAGCCTGCTCTGGGTTGTGCTGCTCAGCGCAGTCTTTGGTACCACGGCCCAGTACCTTGCAGCGCGGGTTGGGATTTTCGAGAACCGTGGCATTATAGCGGCAACCGAACAACATCTCGGGAAAATTTGGGCATGGATTCTGACCGTGGACGCCCTCTTTGCCACCTGGCTTGCAGCCATGGTCCTGATGAGTGCGCTTTCGGGCATTACCTCAATCATTACAGGGAAAGAGACTCCGTTCTGGGGCGTTGTCTACGGTGTTGGCGTCGGGCTCTTTTTAATCTGGAAAGGATACCGAACATTTGAGACGCTGTGCAAGATTCTGGTGATCTTTGTAGTCCTCTGTTTTATCGCCACCTTGTTCATGACAGATCTCTCTCTGTCTGCTCTTGGCAGTGGGCTTATGCCTGATTTTACAGGGGGAATCGATGCAGCGCTGATGATGGCTGCAATCATGGGGGGAGCCGTTCATATCACCATAATCGGTATGCACACCTACACCACAAATGCCCGGGGCTGGAAAGCCAAAGATCTTGCATTGGCCCGCTTTGATACCTTTTCATCCATGGGATTTGCCTTTGGTCTCTACAGTGTCGCCATCTTTTTAGTGGCCGCTGCCGTGCTCCATCCCCATGGCATTACCATAAAGAAAGCAACGGATGCGGCTCTTGCCCTGCAACCGCTGCTGGGCGAAAATGCCATGCGTATTTTTATGGCAGGGCTCTGGGGCGCGACTCTGTCCACGCTTTCGCCGACTTTCATGGCCGGTGCCTATTTTATTGCCGATAAGATGGGCTGGGAACACAATGTTGGCGATAAACGCTTTGCCTGGGCTGTTTTTGCCGGCTGTCTGGTCAGTATGCTGGGACCGTTTCTTAAGGGCAGCTTTTTTCTGCTGCTTCCCCTGATGCTCGCCCTGGGCTTGACCGGAACACCGCTTATCCTTGCCATTATGCTCTACTTGCTGAATCGTTCGGGAGCTTATCAGAAAAATTCTTTTGTTCTCAATTGCATGGGAGGATTGACCCTGCTGGTGACCACCTTTCTTGCTGTCCGTTTTTTATTGACCCGTTTGGTGCTTTTCTGA
- a CDS encoding YaiI/YqxD family protein produces the protein MQIWVDADACPKVIKELLFRLAEREGVALTLVANQLQATPRVSNITSIRVPAGFDVADNEIVKRLRPGDLVVTADIPLAALVIAKEGFALNPRGEFYSKENIRERLSLRDFMDTLRASGVESGGPPAFSQKDKQQFANQLDRFLSLHFRRK, from the coding sequence ATGCAGATTTGGGTTGATGCAGATGCCTGCCCTAAAGTGATTAAAGAACTTCTCTTTCGCCTTGCTGAGCGAGAGGGGGTTGCCTTAACCTTAGTGGCTAATCAGTTACAGGCGACACCGCGGGTAAGCAACATTACATCCATTCGTGTCCCTGCTGGATTTGATGTGGCGGATAATGAGATTGTCAAAAGGCTCAGGCCCGGAGATTTGGTTGTTACCGCAGATATCCCCTTGGCAGCCCTGGTCATCGCAAAAGAGGGATTTGCTCTCAACCCCAGAGGAGAGTTTTACAGTAAAGAAAACATAAGAGAACGGCTTTCCCTTCGAGACTTCATGGATACCCTGCGGGCAAGTGGTGTGGAGTCCGGAGGCCCCCCAGCGTTCAGTCAAAAGGACAAACAACAGTTTGCCAATCAGTTAGATCGGTTTCTATCCCTTCATTTTCGCCGTAAATAG
- a CDS encoding DUF554 domain-containing protein, translated as MIGPFINGSAIVVGSVAGALLGPKLNSNLKTRMPMVFGCASMGLGVAMIVKVKFLAPVVLALVVGSIFGELIQLEIVFQKAATRSKKLIEKFTKPTSEISQEEFLDKFVALLVLFCMSGTGVYGAMSEGMTGDPTLLIVKSILDFFTAPIFASSMGMTVGVLALPQFCVQAGLYLCASLILPLTTPDMLADFSACGGLIMLATGFRICSIKQFPVANMLPALLLVMPLSWLWAYYLG; from the coding sequence ATGATAGGTCCATTTATAAATGGCTCAGCCATAGTAGTCGGCAGTGTCGCCGGGGCGCTGCTCGGTCCAAAACTGAATTCCAATCTAAAAACCCGTATGCCCATGGTCTTTGGCTGCGCATCCATGGGGCTGGGCGTGGCCATGATCGTCAAGGTCAAGTTCCTTGCGCCAGTCGTGCTTGCCCTTGTGGTTGGCTCCATCTTTGGCGAGTTGATACAACTGGAAATTGTTTTTCAGAAAGCGGCCACCCGGTCGAAAAAACTGATAGAAAAATTCACCAAACCCACCAGTGAGATAAGCCAGGAGGAGTTTCTGGATAAGTTTGTCGCCTTGCTGGTCCTCTTTTGCATGAGCGGTACTGGTGTCTACGGAGCCATGAGTGAGGGCATGACCGGAGACCCCACCTTGCTTATCGTGAAATCAATTTTGGATTTTTTTACGGCACCTATTTTTGCCTCTTCCATGGGGATGACTGTTGGCGTTCTCGCCTTGCCCCAATTCTGTGTTCAAGCGGGGCTCTATCTCTGCGCATCACTTATTCTCCCCTTGACCACACCGGATATGCTGGCGGATTTTTCAGCCTGTGGTGGGTTGATTATGTTGGCCACCGGTTTTCGCATTTGCAGTATAAAACAGTTTCCGGTCGCCAATATGCTTCCGGCGCTGTTGCTGGTCATGCCACTCTCCTGGCTCTGGGCCTATTATCTTGGTTGA
- a CDS encoding ankyrin repeat domain-containing protein has translation MRKLLLVVGTVLVVAAAGFLVYQNRFNHHPIDSLESLKAFIVRGQERGYVPTHLVDENFVGPDRLKKIDLNFRTLIQWSPNARCPDHEDEVLLALSPQGQSVVCDAGDTAILLGDGNDWVKDTTGNDIILPGKGDDDINSGRGSDIIIFEPGWGHDRLRVASRKIKTDKIAGYTGNYPYTYATFLVFAQGIHRSDLVWDGNTLVDTKNGDSIALNTREVNLLFAEDSPLATQDRQFVAKIEEPKEISLGRLELESAAIRGNIGFFSMGNQGMWIVDLRDIKHPQLLSETYTPGRVLNIQLKGDLAFLSQGDQYLEGKKGWVSVVDVANMHQPKLLSTLEFANPVYSVAVAGNILYIPDASFVRQKGQLRVYVVTDPTKPQPLAELPLSFYAKSIAYLNKQLFLSSFRHGIAVVDVLWPTRPRLLTQYKPGKATVGSVKTVGDYIVLGQDESTLSVIAPGKNGQLKQTCSVQQAGNRAKDAMSRYDGITVHGNLVFQAQGREGVGVYQILEGGSCEFMSKLSTKEKFVSASFLVGDTLVAWGRKPRAVFEDLHTLLPQFKPDPFPQTVKKADSSLIEPQNKDRSLSVEQLQTLLYQAAVADDAQEVQRLCELGADPNALGHERSTPVEISAMLGKLDALRMLLEHGGQANGHKGGAMIYAALHEKFEAMKVLQEYGGNIGQVDGDGCTTLHYLAQDGTLEMVQYLVDNGVPVDTPCRGGETAETWAKYGKNRKVSQYLQRMRQQAAPGSMSAN, from the coding sequence ATGAGAAAGTTGTTGTTGGTTGTGGGGACCGTTTTAGTTGTCGCAGCCGCAGGCTTCCTGGTGTACCAGAACCGCTTCAACCACCACCCCATAGATTCACTGGAGAGCCTCAAAGCTTTTATCGTTCGTGGGCAAGAGCGAGGGTATGTTCCAACCCATCTCGTGGATGAAAATTTTGTTGGACCTGACAGGCTCAAAAAAATAGATTTGAATTTTCGTACCCTGATTCAATGGAGCCCGAATGCGCGTTGTCCGGATCATGAGGATGAGGTTCTTCTCGCTCTTTCCCCCCAGGGGCAATCTGTGGTCTGTGATGCTGGAGATACCGCGATTCTGCTGGGAGATGGCAACGACTGGGTCAAAGATACGACCGGTAATGATATTATTCTTCCGGGTAAAGGGGACGATGATATCAACAGCGGCAGAGGGAGCGATATCATTATCTTTGAACCAGGCTGGGGCCACGATAGGCTGCGAGTTGCATCACGCAAAATCAAAACAGACAAAATTGCCGGTTATACGGGCAATTATCCCTATACCTACGCAACCTTTCTGGTCTTTGCTCAAGGAATTCACCGTTCAGATCTTGTCTGGGACGGAAATACTCTGGTTGATACAAAAAACGGAGACTCAATTGCCCTCAACACCCGGGAGGTAAATCTTCTTTTTGCCGAAGACTCTCCTCTAGCGACACAAGATCGCCAGTTTGTAGCAAAAATTGAAGAGCCCAAAGAGATATCTCTTGGTCGCCTCGAGCTTGAGAGCGCTGCTATACGAGGAAACATCGGATTTTTCTCCATGGGAAACCAGGGGATGTGGATCGTCGATCTCAGAGATATCAAGCATCCACAGCTGCTTTCCGAAACTTATACGCCCGGCAGAGTGCTCAATATTCAATTGAAGGGGGATTTGGCTTTTCTTTCCCAGGGAGATCAGTATCTTGAAGGGAAAAAAGGATGGGTCTCTGTGGTTGATGTTGCAAACATGCATCAACCGAAACTCCTTTCTACTCTTGAATTTGCCAACCCCGTTTATAGCGTCGCGGTGGCTGGGAATATTCTCTATATTCCCGATGCAAGTTTTGTTCGCCAAAAAGGGCAGCTACGAGTCTATGTGGTTACAGACCCCACCAAGCCGCAACCGCTTGCTGAGCTCCCCTTGTCTTTCTATGCGAAATCGATCGCCTATCTCAACAAACAACTCTTTCTCTCCAGTTTTCGTCACGGTATTGCCGTGGTAGACGTCTTGTGGCCAACGCGTCCTCGGTTGCTCACCCAATATAAACCGGGAAAAGCAACGGTTGGTTCTGTGAAGACCGTTGGAGATTATATAGTGCTTGGCCAGGATGAGAGCACCTTGAGCGTCATCGCCCCCGGAAAAAATGGACAGCTCAAGCAGACCTGTTCAGTTCAGCAAGCGGGGAACAGGGCCAAGGATGCCATGAGTCGATATGATGGCATAACTGTCCATGGAAATCTCGTTTTTCAAGCGCAGGGGCGTGAGGGCGTGGGCGTCTACCAGATACTCGAAGGGGGAAGTTGCGAATTTATGAGCAAGCTTTCAACAAAAGAGAAGTTTGTTTCAGCCTCTTTTCTGGTTGGAGATACTCTGGTGGCATGGGGACGTAAACCGAGGGCGGTATTTGAGGACCTACACACACTCTTGCCTCAGTTTAAACCTGATCCATTCCCACAAACGGTTAAGAAGGCTGACTCTTCTCTGATTGAACCGCAGAATAAGGACCGGTCTTTGAGTGTAGAGCAACTACAGACTTTGCTGTATCAGGCCGCGGTGGCCGATGATGCGCAGGAAGTACAAAGGCTCTGCGAGCTGGGGGCGGATCCCAACGCTTTGGGCCATGAAAGAAGTACCCCTGTAGAAATAAGTGCCATGCTGGGAAAACTTGATGCGCTGCGAATGTTGTTGGAGCATGGCGGTCAGGCCAATGGGCATAAGGGGGGGGCAATGATTTATGCAGCTCTGCATGAAAAATTTGAGGCCATGAAAGTGCTGCAAGAATATGGGGGGAACATTGGGCAGGTTGACGGTGATGGCTGCACAACCCTGCATTATCTCGCTCAGGACGGCACCTTGGAAATGGTTCAGTATCTGGTCGACAACGGAGTCCCTGTCGATACCCCATGCCGTGGGGGTGAAACTGCGGAAACCTGGGCAAAATATGGTAAAAATAGAAAAGTAAGCCAGTATTTGCAGCGTATGAGGCAACAAGCTGCACCTGGTTCGATGTCTGCAAATTAA
- a CDS encoding DUF190 domain-containing protein has translation MDGYIVTFFTQQKREQDGVSVASWIVEKAKELGIRGATLLTGQEGFGQDGRFHSESIFDLEDPPMQVVLVLTEDECDRLFAAIKKKQLRVFYTKTATVFGVTSE, from the coding sequence ATGGACGGATATATCGTCACATTTTTTACCCAGCAAAAACGGGAGCAGGATGGTGTCTCCGTGGCAAGCTGGATTGTGGAAAAGGCCAAAGAGCTTGGCATTCGAGGCGCGACGCTTCTGACCGGACAGGAAGGCTTTGGCCAGGATGGACGTTTTCATTCAGAGAGCATCTTTGACCTGGAAGACCCTCCCATGCAGGTGGTGCTGGTTCTCACCGAAGATGAATGTGATCGTCTGTTTGCAGCAATCAAAAAGAAACAGCTTCGGGTTTTTTATACGAAAACAGCTACTGTGTTTGGGGTAACTTCTGAGTAG